One region of Streptomyces leeuwenhoekii genomic DNA includes:
- a CDS encoding DUF6314 family protein encodes MGEFWPVPDVLAYLAGRWHATRSVRDLTGGDEGRFEGVTVFSPLARGGLLSRESGTFTWRGTARPAERTLRFLPGDAPGTADVRFADGRPFHGLDLATGHHVAEHPCAADLYRGEFTVRDADHWRTVWRVGGPAKDLLLTTDYERAGPPVTRTPGP; translated from the coding sequence ATGGGCGAGTTCTGGCCGGTGCCGGACGTACTGGCGTACCTCGCGGGGCGGTGGCACGCGACACGGTCGGTGCGGGATCTCACCGGCGGCGACGAGGGCCGCTTCGAGGGCGTCACCGTGTTCTCCCCACTGGCCCGGGGCGGTCTGCTCAGCCGTGAGAGCGGCACCTTCACCTGGCGGGGCACGGCCCGCCCGGCCGAGCGGACGCTGCGCTTCCTGCCGGGGGACGCACCGGGCACGGCCGACGTGCGCTTCGCGGACGGCCGCCCCTTCCACGGCCTGGACCTGGCCACCGGGCACCATGTCGCGGAGCACCCGTGCGCGGCCGACCTGTATCGCGGGGAGTTCACCGTCCGCGACGCGGACCACTGGCGGACGGTGTGGCGCGTGGGCGGCCCGGCCAAGGACCTGCTGCTCACCACGGACTACGAACGGGCCGGCCCGCCCGTCACGCGGACACCGGGGCCGTGA
- a CDS encoding DMT family transporter, translating into MRAQSSATAAPAIAVTTDAERPGLGVLQAALGVTAFSLTFPATAWGLEGFGPWSLVAVRSVLAALIAGACLLVSRVPLPDRRHWAGLAVVGAGVVLGFPLLTTLALRTSTTAHAAVVVGLLPLTTALLSALRVGTRPSRTFWIAALAGAAAVVAFTVQQSGGALTTADALLFAALLVCAAGYTEGGRLARIMPGWQVIGWALVLCLPLAVPLTAVALAYEPVELTAHSVTGVLWLAAGSQFLGLVVWYRGMAAIGIPKASQLQLAQPLLTLVWSVLLLGEHLTVAAPLTAAAVLVCIAVTQRARG; encoded by the coding sequence ATGAGAGCACAGAGTAGCGCTACTGCGGCACCGGCGATAGCGGTCACCACGGACGCGGAGCGTCCCGGCCTCGGCGTCCTCCAGGCCGCCCTGGGCGTCACCGCCTTCTCCCTCACCTTCCCCGCCACCGCCTGGGGCCTCGAAGGCTTCGGGCCCTGGTCCCTGGTCGCCGTGCGCAGCGTGCTCGCCGCGCTGATCGCCGGCGCCTGTCTGCTGGTCTCGCGCGTCCCGCTGCCCGACCGGCGCCACTGGGCGGGGCTCGCGGTCGTCGGCGCGGGCGTGGTCCTCGGCTTCCCGCTGCTCACCACGCTCGCCCTGCGGACGTCGACCACCGCGCACGCCGCCGTCGTCGTCGGCCTGCTGCCGCTGACCACCGCCCTGCTGTCCGCCCTGCGCGTCGGCACCCGCCCCTCGCGCACCTTCTGGATCGCGGCGCTGGCCGGCGCCGCCGCGGTCGTCGCCTTCACCGTGCAGCAGAGCGGCGGCGCGCTGACCACCGCCGACGCCTTGCTCTTCGCGGCGCTGCTGGTGTGCGCGGCCGGTTACACCGAGGGCGGGCGGCTGGCCAGGATCATGCCGGGCTGGCAGGTCATCGGCTGGGCCCTGGTGCTGTGCCTGCCGCTGGCCGTTCCGCTGACCGCGGTGGCGCTGGCGTACGAGCCGGTCGAGCTGACCGCGCACAGCGTGACCGGGGTGCTGTGGCTCGCGGCGGGCTCGCAGTTCCTCGGCCTGGTCGTCTGGTACCGGGGGATGGCCGCCATCGGCATCCCCAAGGCCAGCCAGTTGCAGCTCGCCCAGCCGCTGCTCACACTGGTGTGGTCGGTGCTGCTCCTGGGCGAGCACCTGACGGTGGCCGCCCCGCTGACGGCCGCGGCGGTGCTGGTGTGCATCGCCGTCACGCAGCGGGCGCGAGGCTGA
- a CDS encoding PLP-dependent aminotransferase family protein, which yields MHERSSVGELAKQLRRELDRYSPGEKLPSSRTLVERFRVSPVTVSRALAQLAAEGLVVTRPGAGAFRARPHGRAAPAGDTAWQEVALSADTTADLVPRSVDASGVLVSLAAPSPGVIEFNGGYLHPSLQPERAMAAALSRAGRRPGAWGRPPMEGLPELREWFARSIGGAVTAAEVLITSGGQSALTTALRALAPPGAPVLVESPTYPGMLAIARAAGLRPVPVPVDADGVKPDLLADAFRASGARVFVCQPLFQNPTGAVLAPQRRGEVLRIAREAGAFVVEDDFVRRLVHEDAGPLPRPLAADDVDGVVVHVCSLTKATSPSFRVSALAARGPVLERLRAIQVVDTFFVPRPLQEAALELVGSPAWPRHLRAVSAALRVRRDAMTSALRARLPELALPHIPSGGYHLWLRLPGGTGGTSEAFGPGGESALAAAALRAGVAITPGRPYFSAEPPAGHLRLSFAAVAGTGEIAEGVRRLRAACDEVFSAPDGRPAPGA from the coding sequence ATGCACGAGCGTAGCAGTGTCGGTGAACTGGCGAAACAGCTCCGCAGGGAGCTCGACCGCTACTCGCCGGGTGAGAAGCTGCCGTCCAGCCGGACCCTGGTGGAGCGCTTCCGGGTGAGCCCGGTGACCGTCTCCCGGGCGCTGGCCCAGCTCGCCGCCGAGGGACTGGTGGTGACCCGCCCGGGCGCCGGGGCCTTCCGCGCCCGGCCGCACGGACGGGCCGCCCCCGCCGGGGACACCGCCTGGCAGGAGGTCGCCCTCAGCGCCGACACCACCGCCGATCTCGTCCCGCGCTCCGTGGACGCCTCCGGGGTCCTGGTCTCGCTGGCCGCCCCCTCGCCCGGCGTCATCGAGTTCAACGGGGGCTATCTGCATCCCTCGCTGCAGCCCGAGCGGGCGATGGCCGCGGCCCTGTCCCGGGCGGGACGGCGGCCCGGCGCCTGGGGCCGGCCGCCCATGGAGGGGCTGCCGGAACTGCGGGAGTGGTTCGCGCGCAGCATCGGCGGGGCCGTCACCGCCGCGGAGGTCCTGATCACCTCCGGCGGCCAGTCCGCGCTGACCACCGCGCTGCGCGCGCTGGCCCCGCCCGGTGCCCCCGTCCTGGTCGAGTCGCCCACCTACCCCGGGATGCTGGCCATCGCGCGCGCGGCCGGACTGCGCCCCGTGCCGGTCCCCGTCGACGCGGACGGCGTGAAGCCGGACCTGCTCGCCGACGCCTTCCGGGCCAGCGGCGCCCGCGTCTTCGTCTGCCAGCCGCTGTTCCAGAACCCCACCGGGGCGGTGCTCGCCCCGCAGCGGCGCGGCGAGGTGCTGCGCATCGCGCGCGAGGCCGGCGCCTTCGTCGTCGAGGACGACTTCGTACGGCGGCTCGTGCACGAGGACGCCGGGCCGCTGCCGCGTCCGCTCGCCGCCGACGACGTGGACGGGGTCGTCGTCCACGTCTGCTCGCTGACCAAGGCCACCTCGCCCAGCTTCCGGGTGAGCGCCCTGGCCGCGCGCGGCCCGGTGCTGGAGCGGCTGCGCGCCATCCAGGTCGTCGACACCTTCTTCGTGCCCCGGCCCCTCCAGGAGGCGGCCCTCGAACTGGTCGGCTCGCCCGCCTGGCCGCGCCATCTGCGCGCCGTCTCCGCGGCACTGAGGGTTCGCCGGGACGCGATGACGTCCGCGCTGCGGGCGCGGCTGCCCGAACTGGCCCTGCCCCACATCCCCTCCGGCGGCTACCACCTGTGGCTGCGCCTGCCCGGCGGAACCGGGGGCACCTCCGAGGCTTTCGGGCCGGGGGGAGAGTCCGCTCTGGCGGCGGCGGCCCTGCGCGCGGGCGTGGCGATCACTCCGGGGCGGCCCTACTTCAGCGCCGAACCCCCGGCCGGCCACCTCCGGCTGAGTTTCGCGGCGGTGGCCGGCACCGGAGAGATCGCGGAGGGGGTGCGCCGGCTGCGCGCGGCCTGCGACGAGGTGTTCTCCGCACCGGACGGCCGGCCGGCTCCGGGCGCCTGA
- a CDS encoding glycoside hydrolase family 10 protein, with translation MSRVSRRAFAVAALSVLTMAPSAVAVPGRRRRAITEMRGMWLATVANRDWPSKAGLSAAAQRAELIAHLDTAVRCRLNTVVFQVRPTADALWPSPYEPWSQYLTGTQGKDPGWDPLGTAVAEAHARGLELHAWFNPYRIANHADPAKLVAGHPARVHPEWVVPYGGKLYYNPGLPEVRAFVQDAMMDAVAKYDVDAVHFDDYFYPYPVAGQTFDDDAAYAAHGGGFGSRADWRRDNIDRLVRETAARVKAVRPTARFGISPFGVWRNAATDALGSDTRAGVQTYDDLYADTRTWVREGWIDYVVPQLYWNIGLPAADYAKLVSWWAGVAQGSPTKLYVGEALYKAGDPAQPAAWQDAAELSRHLTLAKEYAQVRGHVFFAAKDVAADRVGAMARVVADHYGQPASPPR, from the coding sequence ATGAGCCGAGTGTCACGTCGGGCGTTCGCGGTGGCCGCGCTGTCGGTCCTCACGATGGCACCCTCCGCGGTGGCGGTGCCCGGGCGGCGACGCCGGGCGATCACCGAGATGCGGGGCATGTGGCTGGCGACCGTGGCCAACCGCGACTGGCCGTCCAAGGCGGGGCTGAGCGCCGCCGCGCAGCGCGCCGAGCTGATCGCCCACCTCGACACGGCGGTGCGGTGCCGCCTGAACACGGTGGTCTTCCAGGTGCGGCCGACCGCCGACGCGCTGTGGCCGTCGCCGTACGAGCCGTGGTCGCAGTACCTCACCGGCACCCAGGGCAAGGACCCCGGCTGGGACCCGCTGGGCACGGCGGTGGCCGAGGCGCACGCGCGCGGGCTGGAGCTGCACGCCTGGTTCAACCCGTACCGGATCGCCAACCACGCCGACCCGGCGAAGCTGGTGGCAGGCCATCCGGCGCGCGTGCACCCGGAGTGGGTGGTGCCGTACGGCGGCAAGCTCTACTACAACCCCGGGCTGCCCGAGGTCCGCGCCTTCGTGCAGGACGCGATGATGGACGCGGTGGCGAAGTACGACGTGGACGCGGTCCACTTCGACGACTACTTCTACCCGTATCCGGTGGCCGGCCAGACCTTCGACGACGACGCCGCCTACGCCGCCCACGGCGGCGGGTTCGGCAGCCGGGCGGACTGGCGGCGCGACAACATCGACCGCCTGGTGCGGGAGACGGCGGCCCGGGTGAAGGCGGTACGGCCCACGGCCCGGTTCGGCATCAGCCCGTTCGGGGTGTGGCGCAACGCGGCGACCGACGCGCTCGGCTCGGACACGCGGGCGGGGGTGCAGACCTACGACGACCTGTACGCCGACACCCGCACCTGGGTCCGCGAGGGCTGGATCGACTACGTCGTGCCGCAGCTCTACTGGAACATCGGCCTGCCCGCCGCCGACTACGCCAAGCTCGTGTCATGGTGGGCCGGGGTGGCGCAGGGCAGCCCCACCAAGCTGTACGTGGGGGAGGCGCTGTACAAGGCCGGGGACCCGGCGCAGCCCGCCGCCTGGCAGGACGCGGCCGAGCTGTCCCGGCATCTGACGCTGGCCAAGGAGTACGCCCAGGTGCGCGGGCACGTCTTCTTCGCCGCCAAGGACGTGGCGGCCGACCGCGTCGGGGCGATGGCGCGGGTGGTCGCCGACCACTACGGGCAGCCGGCGAGCCCCCCGCGCTGA
- a CDS encoding NUDIX hydrolase, translated as MQWTKLNEQTVYSNRWFSVNLADVELPDGRHLDHFLIRMRPVAVATVVNEANEVLLLWRHRFITDSWGWELAAGVVEDGEDIAVAAARELEEETGWRPGPLRHLMSVEPSNGLTDARHHVYWADEAEYVGHPVDDFESDRREWVPLKVVPDLVARGEVPAANMAAALLLLHHLRLGQDVMP; from the coding sequence GTGCAGTGGACGAAACTGAACGAACAGACTGTGTACTCAAACCGCTGGTTCAGCGTCAATCTCGCGGATGTCGAGCTGCCGGACGGCCGGCACCTCGACCACTTCCTGATACGGATGCGGCCGGTCGCCGTGGCCACGGTGGTGAACGAGGCCAACGAGGTCCTGCTGCTGTGGCGGCACCGCTTCATCACCGACAGCTGGGGCTGGGAGCTCGCGGCGGGCGTCGTGGAGGACGGCGAGGACATCGCCGTCGCGGCGGCCAGGGAGCTGGAGGAGGAGACCGGCTGGCGGCCGGGACCCCTGCGGCACCTGATGAGCGTGGAGCCGTCCAACGGGCTCACCGACGCCCGGCACCACGTCTACTGGGCCGACGAGGCCGAGTACGTCGGGCACCCGGTGGACGACTTCGAGTCCGACCGGAGGGAGTGGGTCCCCCTGAAGGTCGTCCCCGACCTGGTCGCCCGCGGGGAGGTCCCGGCCGCCAACATGGCGGCCGCGTTACTCCTGCTGCACCACCTCAGGCTCGGGCAGGACGTCATGCCCTGA
- the pheT gene encoding phenylalanine--tRNA ligase subunit beta, whose protein sequence is MRVPLSWLREYVDLPATETGRDVQAKLISAGLEVETVEQLGADLKGPLVVGQVLTIEELEGFKKPIRFCTVDVGQANGTGEPQEIVCGARNFSVGDKVVVVLPGAVLPGGFEIAARKTYGKVSHGMICSSDELGMGDDGTKGIIVLPPETEVGRDAIELLELVDEVLDIAVTPDRGYCLSIRGVAREAAIAYGLPLRDPALLDVPAPNAFGYPVRIADPMGCDRFTARTVTGLSPEARSPIWLQRRLQKVGMRPISLAVDVTNYVMMELGQPLHAYDRNLVQGAIGVRRAEPGEKITTLDGVTRTLDAEDLVITDERGPIGLAGVMGGANTEIADHDDPHNATTDVVIEAAHFDAVSVARTARRHKLSSEASRRFERGVDPQAAAAAAQRTVDLLVLLAGGTAEAGVTEVIAPSAPRTITIPADHPDKVAGVAYGRETVVRRLQEIGCDVYGQDELIVTVPSWRPDLTDPNDLAEEVIRLEGYENLPSTLPKPPAGRGLTRRQRLHRRVGRALAGAGYVEAPNYPFVSEQVFDQLGLAADDPLRRVVKLVNPLSDEEPALRTSLLPGLLGALRRNDGRGSHDLALFETGLVFHPREEQRAAVRLPVDRRPTDEELAGLDAALPDQPRHVAVVLAGAREQAGWWGKGRPADWADAVEAARTVAREAGAELIVRKGQYGPWHPGRCAELAVAVDGTERVVGHAGELHPRVLKALGLPARTCAMELDLDAVERSGDALPQAPGISAFPVATQDVALVVDAFVPAAEVEAALREGAGELLESIRLFDVYENADQLGEGRKSLAYALRFRAADRTLTVDEASAARDAAVALAGERTGAELRS, encoded by the coding sequence ATGCGGGTCCCGCTTTCTTGGCTGCGGGAGTACGTCGACCTGCCGGCCACCGAGACCGGCCGTGACGTACAGGCCAAGCTCATTTCGGCCGGTCTGGAGGTCGAGACCGTCGAGCAGCTCGGCGCCGACCTCAAGGGTCCCCTGGTCGTCGGCCAGGTGCTCACCATCGAGGAGCTGGAGGGCTTCAAGAAGCCGATCCGCTTCTGCACCGTCGACGTCGGCCAGGCCAACGGCACCGGCGAGCCGCAGGAGATCGTCTGCGGCGCCCGCAACTTCTCCGTCGGCGACAAGGTCGTCGTCGTCCTGCCGGGCGCGGTGCTGCCCGGCGGCTTCGAGATCGCCGCGCGCAAGACCTACGGCAAGGTCTCGCACGGCATGATCTGCTCCAGCGACGAGCTCGGCATGGGCGACGACGGCACCAAGGGCATCATCGTGCTGCCGCCGGAGACCGAGGTCGGCCGGGACGCCATCGAGCTGCTGGAACTGGTCGACGAGGTCCTCGACATCGCCGTCACGCCCGACCGCGGCTACTGCCTGTCGATCCGCGGCGTCGCCCGCGAGGCCGCCATCGCCTACGGCCTGCCGCTGCGCGACCCGGCCCTGCTCGACGTCCCCGCCCCGAACGCCTTCGGCTACCCGGTGCGGATCGCCGACCCGATGGGCTGCGACCGCTTCACCGCCCGCACGGTGACCGGCCTGAGCCCCGAGGCGCGCTCCCCGATCTGGCTCCAGCGCCGCCTGCAGAAGGTCGGCATGCGCCCGATCTCGCTCGCCGTCGACGTCACCAACTACGTGATGATGGAGCTGGGCCAGCCGCTGCACGCCTACGACCGCAATCTGGTCCAGGGCGCGATCGGCGTGCGCCGCGCCGAGCCGGGCGAGAAGATCACCACCCTCGACGGCGTCACCCGCACCCTCGACGCCGAGGACCTGGTCATCACCGACGAGCGCGGCCCGATCGGCCTCGCCGGCGTCATGGGCGGCGCCAACACCGAGATCGCCGACCACGACGACCCGCACAACGCGACGACGGACGTGGTCATCGAGGCCGCCCACTTCGACGCGGTGTCCGTCGCCCGCACGGCCCGCCGCCACAAGCTGTCCTCCGAAGCGTCCCGCCGCTTCGAGCGCGGCGTCGACCCGCAGGCCGCCGCCGCTGCCGCGCAGCGCACCGTCGACCTGCTGGTGCTGCTCGCGGGCGGCACCGCCGAGGCCGGCGTCACCGAGGTCATCGCCCCGTCCGCGCCGCGCACCATCACCATCCCGGCCGACCACCCGGACAAGGTCGCGGGCGTCGCCTACGGCCGGGAGACCGTCGTACGGCGGCTCCAGGAGATCGGCTGCGACGTGTACGGGCAGGACGAGCTGATCGTCACCGTCCCGTCCTGGCGCCCCGACCTGACCGACCCCAACGACCTGGCCGAAGAGGTCATCCGCCTGGAGGGCTACGAGAACCTGCCCTCCACGCTGCCCAAGCCGCCGGCCGGCCGCGGGCTGACGCGACGCCAGCGGCTGCACCGCCGCGTCGGCCGCGCCCTGGCCGGGGCCGGGTACGTCGAGGCGCCGAACTACCCCTTCGTCAGCGAGCAGGTCTTCGACCAGCTCGGCCTGGCCGCCGACGACCCGCTCCGCCGCGTCGTCAAGCTGGTCAACCCGCTCAGCGACGAGGAGCCCGCGCTGCGCACCTCGCTGCTGCCGGGCCTGCTCGGCGCCCTGCGCCGCAACGACGGCCGGGGCAGCCACGACCTCGCCCTGTTCGAGACCGGCCTGGTCTTCCACCCGCGCGAGGAGCAGCGCGCCGCCGTCCGGCTCCCGGTCGACCGGCGCCCGACCGACGAGGAACTCGCCGGGCTGGACGCCGCGCTGCCGGACCAGCCGCGCCATGTCGCCGTCGTCCTCGCCGGCGCCCGCGAGCAGGCCGGCTGGTGGGGCAAGGGCCGCCCGGCCGACTGGGCCGACGCGGTCGAGGCCGCCCGGACCGTCGCCCGCGAGGCCGGCGCCGAGCTGATCGTCCGCAAGGGCCAGTACGGGCCCTGGCACCCCGGCCGCTGCGCCGAGCTCGCGGTCGCCGTCGACGGCACCGAGCGGGTCGTCGGTCACGCCGGTGAGCTGCACCCGCGGGTCCTCAAGGCGCTGGGCCTGCCCGCGCGCACCTGCGCGATGGAGCTGGACCTGGACGCCGTCGAGCGGTCCGGCGACGCCCTGCCGCAGGCCCCCGGCATCTCCGCCTTCCCGGTCGCCACGCAGGACGTCGCCCTGGTCGTCGACGCGTTCGTGCCGGCGGCGGAGGTCGAGGCGGCGCTGCGCGAGGGCGCCGGCGAACTGCTGGAGTCCATCCGGCTGTTCGACGTCTACGAGAACGCCGACCAGCTCGGTGAGGGGCGCAAGTCCCTGGCGTACGCGCTGCGGTTCCGCGCCGCGGACCGCACGCTGACCGTCGACGAGGCGTCGGCGGCCCGGGACGCCGCGGTCGCCCTGGCGGGCGAGCGCACCGGCGCCGAGCTGCGGAGTTAG
- a CDS encoding DUF1918 domain-containing protein translates to MRATVGDRLVQHGRVVGQHDKVAEIVEVMGQEGNPPYRVRFEDGHEAVCSPGPDSEIRHKEMHTQL, encoded by the coding sequence ATGCGTGCAACCGTGGGCGACCGGCTTGTCCAGCACGGCAGGGTGGTCGGTCAGCACGACAAGGTCGCCGAGATCGTCGAAGTGATGGGCCAGGAAGGCAATCCGCCGTACCGGGTCCGCTTCGAGGACGGGCACGAGGCCGTCTGCTCCCCCGGCCCCGATTCCGAGATCCGCCACAAGGAGATGCACACCCAGCTGTAG
- a CDS encoding 3-hydroxybutyryl-CoA dehydrogenase: MTGISGDIARVGVVGCGQMGAGIAEVCARAGLDVKVAETTGEALEIGRTRVFNSLAKAAERGKITEEERDATQARLSFTTDLGEFADRDLVIEAVVENEQVKAEIFQVLDQIVVRPDAILASNTSSIPLVKLAVATSRPDHVIGIHFFNPAPVQKLVELIPALTTSEGTLSRAQLFAEKVLGKHAIRAQDRSGFVVNALLIPYLLSAIRMFESGIASREDIDNGMELGCAHPMGPLKLADLIGLDTVASVAHSMYEEYKEPLYAAPPLLQRMVDAGRLGRKSGSGFYTYG, from the coding sequence GTGACCGGCATCTCGGGAGATATCGCACGCGTCGGCGTGGTCGGCTGCGGTCAGATGGGGGCGGGCATCGCCGAGGTGTGCGCCCGCGCCGGCCTGGACGTGAAGGTGGCCGAAACCACCGGCGAGGCCCTGGAGATCGGCCGCACCCGGGTGTTCAACTCCCTGGCCAAGGCCGCCGAGCGCGGCAAGATCACCGAGGAGGAGCGCGACGCGACGCAGGCGCGCCTGAGCTTCACCACCGACCTCGGCGAGTTCGCCGACCGTGATCTGGTCATCGAGGCCGTGGTCGAGAACGAGCAGGTCAAGGCCGAGATCTTCCAGGTGCTCGACCAGATCGTGGTCCGTCCGGACGCGATCCTGGCCTCCAACACCTCCTCGATCCCGCTGGTGAAGCTGGCCGTCGCCACCTCCCGGCCGGATCACGTCATCGGCATCCACTTCTTCAACCCGGCCCCGGTGCAGAAGCTGGTCGAGCTGATCCCGGCCCTCACCACCTCCGAGGGCACGCTGAGCCGGGCGCAGCTCTTCGCCGAGAAGGTGCTCGGCAAGCACGCCATCCGCGCCCAGGACCGCTCCGGCTTCGTGGTGAACGCGCTGCTGATCCCCTACCTGCTCTCCGCGATCCGGATGTTCGAGTCGGGGATCGCCAGCCGCGAGGACATCGACAACGGCATGGAGCTGGGCTGCGCCCATCCGATGGGCCCGCTGAAGCTGGCCGACCTGATCGGCCTGGACACGGTGGCCTCGGTCGCCCACAGCATGTACGAGGAGTACAAGGAGCCGCTGTACGCCGCTCCCCCGCTGCTGCAGCGCATGGTCGACGCGGGGCGGCTGGGCCGGAAGTCCGGCTCCGGTTTCTACACCTACGGCTGA
- the pheS gene encoding phenylalanine--tRNA ligase subunit alpha: MSAPNKSYDPVEVEALKPEEIERMRDEALAAFAAADSLDALHEAKVAHTGPASPLALANREIGALPPHAKAEAGKRVGMARGAVNKALAARQEELEAERDARVLVEEAVDVTLPYDRVPAGARHPLTTLSERIEDIFVAMGYEVAEGPQAEAEWFNFDALNIGPDHPARGEADTFFVAGPDGGTESGVVLRTHTSPVQIRSLLDRELPVYVICPGRVYRTDELDATHTPVFHQVELLAVDEGLTMADLKGTLDHMVQSLFGEGMKTRLRPNFFPFTEPSAEMDMLCYVCKGESVGNPDRPCRTCSSEGWIELGGCGMVNPRVLTACGVDPEKYSGFAFGFGIERMLMFRHNVEDMRDMVEGDVRFTRPFGMEI, encoded by the coding sequence ATGTCGGCACCCAATAAGTCGTACGACCCTGTCGAGGTCGAGGCGTTGAAACCGGAAGAGATCGAGCGCATGCGGGACGAGGCGCTCGCCGCCTTCGCCGCCGCGGACTCCCTCGACGCGCTCCACGAGGCGAAGGTCGCCCACACTGGCCCCGCCTCCCCGCTGGCCCTCGCCAACCGCGAGATCGGCGCCCTGCCCCCGCACGCCAAGGCCGAGGCCGGCAAGCGCGTGGGCATGGCCCGCGGTGCCGTGAACAAGGCCCTCGCCGCCCGCCAGGAGGAGTTGGAGGCCGAGCGGGACGCCCGTGTGCTGGTCGAGGAGGCGGTGGACGTCACGCTGCCCTACGACCGGGTCCCGGCCGGCGCCCGCCACCCGCTGACCACGCTGTCGGAGCGCATCGAGGACATCTTCGTGGCCATGGGCTACGAGGTCGCCGAGGGCCCGCAGGCCGAGGCCGAGTGGTTCAACTTCGACGCGCTGAACATCGGCCCGGACCACCCGGCCCGCGGCGAGGCCGACACGTTCTTCGTGGCCGGCCCCGACGGCGGCACCGAGTCCGGTGTCGTGCTGCGCACCCACACCTCGCCGGTGCAGATCCGCTCCCTGCTCGACCGCGAGCTGCCGGTCTACGTGATCTGCCCCGGCCGCGTGTACCGCACCGACGAGCTGGACGCGACCCACACCCCGGTCTTCCACCAGGTCGAGCTGCTCGCCGTCGACGAGGGCCTGACCATGGCCGACCTCAAGGGCACCCTGGACCACATGGTCCAGTCCCTGTTCGGCGAGGGCATGAAGACGCGGCTGCGGCCGAACTTCTTCCCCTTCACCGAGCCGAGCGCCGAGATGGACATGCTCTGCTACGTCTGCAAGGGCGAGTCCGTCGGCAACCCGGACCGGCCCTGCCGCACCTGCTCCAGCGAGGGCTGGATCGAGCTCGGCGGCTGCGGCATGGTCAACCCGCGGGTGCTCACCGCCTGCGGCGTCGACCCGGAGAAGTACAGCGGCTTCGCCTTCGGGTTCGGCATCGAGCGGATGCTGATGTTCCGCCACAACGTCGAGGACATGCGAGACATGGTCGAGGGTGACGTGCGCTTCACCCGGCCGTTCGGGATGGAGATCTGA
- a CDS encoding PP2C family protein-serine/threonine phosphatase, with protein MIRIRAGVPRRTGRSRTNHPAPAPRTGPGDLRQAVRRALQRAARQAEGPPLRRVRGLGLPVAWGTVAVTYRLTCPLAHHEGLGARLAGSAVLFAVGTGILLHARRTLLRELREARRIAGAAQGVLLRPLPERIDGLSVAAAQLSADPGAEIGGDLYEAVPTEHGVRVVMGDVRGHGIAALGTVAAVLGSFREAAYDEPDLERLLRRLDRALARHLRDRARTGHAAARPVPPHPVAEEFVTLLLLEIGPDGEIRALNCGHPWPYRVAGTRVEPLARADPLPPLGLFPLPAELPAVPCGHLLPGEALFLHTDGAEDARDAEGRFFSLPDVLAGAVREPPLAPRALLATVLTALLRHAHGAPSDDVALLMLRNDRAPSAPRDGGPCDTAPRAGHPTPCAQPTNQLR; from the coding sequence ATGATCCGCATCAGGGCTGGGGTCCCCCGCAGGACAGGGCGGTCCCGGACGAACCACCCGGCGCCCGCCCCCAGGACGGGCCCCGGGGACCTGCGCCAGGCCGTCAGGAGAGCCCTCCAGCGGGCAGCGCGCCAGGCGGAAGGGCCACCACTGCGCCGGGTGCGCGGCCTCGGCCTCCCCGTGGCCTGGGGCACCGTGGCCGTCACCTACCGGCTGACCTGTCCGCTCGCCCATCACGAAGGGCTCGGCGCCCGGCTCGCCGGCAGTGCCGTGCTCTTCGCCGTCGGCACCGGCATCCTCCTCCACGCCCGGCGGACGCTGCTGCGGGAGCTGCGCGAGGCCCGCCGGATCGCGGGCGCCGCCCAGGGGGTGCTGCTGCGCCCGCTGCCCGAGCGCATCGACGGACTGAGCGTCGCGGCCGCCCAGCTCTCCGCCGACCCCGGCGCCGAGATCGGGGGCGACCTGTACGAGGCCGTCCCCACCGAACACGGCGTGCGGGTGGTGATGGGCGACGTCCGCGGCCACGGGATCGCCGCCCTCGGGACGGTCGCCGCCGTGCTCGGCAGCTTCCGCGAGGCGGCGTACGACGAGCCGGACCTGGAGCGGCTGCTGCGCCGGCTGGACCGCGCCCTCGCCCGGCATCTGCGCGACCGCGCCCGAACCGGACACGCCGCCGCCCGGCCCGTGCCGCCGCACCCGGTCGCCGAGGAGTTCGTCACCCTCCTGCTGCTGGAGATCGGCCCGGACGGCGAGATCCGCGCCCTGAACTGCGGGCACCCCTGGCCCTACCGCGTGGCCGGGACCCGCGTCGAACCGCTCGCCCGCGCGGACCCCCTGCCGCCCCTCGGGCTGTTCCCCCTCCCGGCCGAGCTGCCCGCCGTCCCCTGCGGGCACCTGCTGCCCGGCGAGGCCCTCTTCCTGCACACGGACGGCGCGGAGGACGCGCGCGACGCCGAGGGGCGCTTCTTCTCGCTCCCCGACGTGCTGGCGGGCGCCGTACGCGAACCGCCCCTCGCGCCGCGGGCCCTGCTCGCCACGGTCCTCACCGCGCTGCTGCGCCACGCGCACGGCGCCCCGTCCGACGACGTCGCCCTGCTGATGCTGCGCAACGACCGCGCCCCGTCGGCGCCACGGGACGGCGGCCCCTGCGACACGGCCCCGCGGGCGGGCCACCCCACACCTTGCGCGCAGCCGACCAATCAGCTCCGGTAG